The genomic DNA CGGCTTCGACGCCAAGCTAAAGAGGCGCCGCAATAAAAAAGGCCCCGCGAACTTCGCGGGGCCTTTTTCCGGTCCTGAAGCCCGTGCCTGATTAAACTCAGGCCGCCGGGACGACGGAAACGGTGTGCTTCTTCGCCGCGCCCTTCGTCGAGAACTGGACGTGGCCGTCCTTCAGCGCGAACAGGGTGTGATCCTTGCCCATGCCGACGTTCTCGCCAGCGTGCATGCGCGTACCGCGCTGACGCACGATGATGCCACCAGCGTTGATAGCCTGGCCGCCGTAAACCTTAACGCCGAGACGCTTCGATTCCGAGTCGCGGCCGTTCCGGGACGATCCGCCTGCCTTTTTGTGTGCCATTTGATTTGCTCCTTAACCGGTGCGCTTACGCGTTGATCGCGTCGATGCGCAGTTCGGTATAGTTCTGGCGGTGGCCGCCATGCTTCTGGTAGTGCTTCCGGCGACGCATCTTGAAGATGGTCACTTTTGCGTGACGACCTTGCGACACGACGGTAGCCTTGACGGAAGCCCCACTGACCAGCGGCG from Paraburkholderia sp. HP33-1 includes the following:
- the rplU gene encoding 50S ribosomal protein L21 gives rise to the protein MYAVIKTGGKQYKVAVGEKLKVEQIPADIDAEITLDQVLAVGEGESIKFGTPLVSGASVKATVVSQGRHAKVTIFKMRRRKHYQKHGGHRQNYTELRIDAINA
- the rpmA gene encoding 50S ribosomal protein L27, which produces MAHKKAGGSSRNGRDSESKRLGVKVYGGQAINAGGIIVRQRGTRMHAGENVGMGKDHTLFALKDGHVQFSTKGAAKKHTVSVVPAA